One window of the Misgurnus anguillicaudatus chromosome 8, ASM2758022v2, whole genome shotgun sequence genome contains the following:
- the tshba gene encoding thyroid stimulating hormone subunit beta a encodes MSPVYVIGMLGLLMKLAMPMCVPTEYTLYIERQECNYCVAVNTTICMGFCFSRDSNVKELLGPRFLVQRGCTYEDVEYRTAVLPGCPSHADPHFTYPVAVSCHCSTCNTHSDECAHKTSTSGVRCSKPIRHLYPDPDENNFIQAIWEQYE; translated from the exons ATGTCTCCTGTGTATGTGATTGGCATGTTGGGACTTTTGATGAAGCTAGCAATGCCTATGTGTGTTCCCACCGAGTACACCCTTTATATTGAGAGACAGGAGTGTAATTATTGTGTGGCTGTCAACACCACCATCTGCATGGGCTTCTGCTTTTCAAGG GACAGTAACGTAAAAGAATTGCTGGGTCCTCGTTTTTTGGTCCAGAGGGGTTGTACGTATGAAGACGTCGAGTACCGAACGGCCGTCCTGCCCGGCTGCCCGTCGCACGCAGATCCACACTTCACCTACCCGGTGGCTGTAAGCTGTCACTGCAGTACTTGTAACACACACAGTGACGAATGTGCACACAAAACCAGCACCTCTGGAGTGAGATGCTCCAAACCCATCCGTCATCTGTACCCCGACCCCGATGAGAACAACTTCATCCAGGCAATCTGGGAGCAGTATGAGTGA
- the slc25a55a gene encoding solute carrier family 25 member 55a — translation MSQQQMSLPAKLINGGVAGIVGVTCVFPIDLAKTRLQNQRQGHQVYKNMIDCLVKTVRSEGYFGMYRGAAVNLTLVTPEKAIKLAANDFFRHHLSKDGKGLTVFKEMLAGCSAGMCQVIITTPMEMLKIQLQDAGRLAAQQRKPCIIPATRLATTNAVLSRSYNVLPSAPSAVSATQIARQLFYKEGIQGLYKGLGATLLRDVPFSIVYFPLFAHLNNLGKPSPDETAPFYWSFFSGCAAGSTAAVAVNPCDVVKTRLQSLNKGANEETYSGIVDCFSKILKREGPSALLKGAGCRALVIAPLFGIVQVMYFIGVGEYVMNQYTLKLISN, via the exons ATGTCTCAACAGCAAATGAG CCTTCCTGCCAAACTGATCAATGGTGGCGTTGCAGGCATTGTTGGGGTCACTTGCGTCTTTCCCATCGATTTGGCCAAAACCAGACTCCAAAACCAGAGACAGGGCCATCAAGTGTACAAGAACAT GATTGACTGTCTGGTCAAAACCGTACGATCTGAGGGGTACTTTGGCATGTATAGAG GTGCCGCTGTTAATCTCACATTGGTCACTCCTGAGAAGGCCATCAAACTGGCTGCCAATGACTTCTTTAGACACCACCTTTCCAAAGATGG GAAAGGGCTGACTGTATTTAAAGAGATGCTGGCTGGATGTAGTGCTGGTATGTGCCAGGTTATCATCACCACTCCAATGGAGATGCTGAAAATTCAATTGCAGGATGCTGGGAGATTAG CTGCACAGCAGAGGAAACCATGCATCATTCCCGCCACTAGACTGGCAACCACAAACGCAGTGTTGAGTCGCTCTTACAACGTGCTGCCCAGCGCACCCAGTGCCGTTTCTGCCACGCAAATCGCAAGACAGTTATTCTACAAAGAAGGGATTCAGGGCCTCTACAAAGGTCTTGGAGCAACCC TTTTACGAGATGTACCGTTCTCAATTGTGTACTTCCCGCTGTTTGCTCATTTGAACAATTTGGGCAAACCATCCCCTGACGAAACAGCGCCATTTTATTGGTCGTTCTTCTCAGGCTGTGCAGCGGGCTCCACAGCTGCTGTGGCGGTTAACCCATGTGATG TGGTTAAAACCAGACTTCAGTCACTGAACAAAGGCGCTAATGAAGAAACCTACAGTGGCATAGTTGACTGTTTCAG CAAAATCTTGAAGAGAGAGGGACCATCTGCTCTCCTAAAGGGGGCGGGCTGCAGGGCTCTTGTCATCGCGCCGCTCTTTGGTATCGTGCAGGTCATGTACTTCATCGGCGTCGGGGAGTACGTCATGAACCAGTACACCCTAAAATTAATCTCCAACTGA